One genomic window of Glycine max cultivar Williams 82 chromosome 16, Glycine_max_v4.0, whole genome shotgun sequence includes the following:
- the LOC106796567 gene encoding receptor-like protein EIX1, with product MWKLEYLYLSNANLSKAFHWLHTLQSLPSLTHLYLFRCTLPHYNEPSLLNFSSLQTLILYNTSYSPAISFVPKWIFKLKKLVSLQLHGNEIQGPIPCGIRNLTLIQNLDLSGNSFSSSIPDCLYGLHRLKSLDLRSSNLHGTISDALGNLTSLVELDLSANQLEGTIPTSLGNLTSLVALYLSYNQLEGTIPTFLGNLRNSREIDLTFLDLSINKFSGNPFESLGSLSKLSSLWIDGNNFQGVVKEDDLANLTSLTDFGASGNNFTLKVGPNWIPNFQLTYLEVTSWQLGPSFPLWIQSQNKLKYVGLSNTGIFDSIPTWFWEAHSQVLYLNLSHNHIRGELVTTIKNPISIQTVDLSTNHLCGKLPYLSNDVYDLDLSTNSFSESMQDFLCNNQDKPMQLEFLNLASNNLSGEIPDCWINWPFLVEVNLQSNHFVGNFPPSMGSLAELQSLEIRNNLLSGIFPTSLKKTSQLISLDLGENNLSGCIPTWVGEKLSNMKILRLRSNSFSGHIPNEICQMSLLQVLDLAKNNFSGNIPSCFRNLSAMTLVNRSTYPRIYSHAPNDTYYSSVSGIVSVLLWLKVRGDEYRNILGLVTSIDLSSNKLLGDIPREITDLNGLNFLNLSHNQLIGPIPEGIGNMGSLQTIDLSRNQISGEIPPTISNLSFLSLLDVSYNHLKGKIPTGTQLQTFDASRFIGNNLCGPPLPINCSSNGKTHSYEGSHGHGVNWFFVSATIGFVVGLWIVIAPLLICRSWRHAYFHFLDHVWFKLQSFYSYSITV from the coding sequence ATGTGGAAGCTTGAATATCTTTATTTGAGTAATGCAAACCTATCCAAAGCATTTCATTGGCTACACACTCTCCAATCTCTTCCTTCTTTGACCCACCTATATTTGTTTCGATGCACACTCCCTCACTATAATGAACCATCCTTGCTCAACTTCTCATCTCTGCAAACTCTCATTCTTTACAATACTAGTTATTCCCCTGCCATCTCTTTTGTCCCCAAGTGGATATTCAAATTGAAGAAACTTGTTTCTCTTCAATTACATGGTAATGAAATCCAAGGTCCGATTCCTTGTGGTATTCGAAACCTCACACTTATTCAAAATCTTGACTTGTCTGGAAATTCATTCTCATCTTCTATACCTGATTGCTTATACGGTCTTCATCGTCTCAAGTCTTTGGACCTAAGATCCAGCAACTTGCATGGGACTATTTCTGATGCCCTGggaaatttgacttctcttgttgaacttgatttatcagctaatcaacttgaaggaaccattccaacttctttgggaaatttgacttctcttgttgcactttatttgtcatataatcaaCTTGAAGGAACAATTCCGACTTTTTTGGGAAATCTCCGCAACTCAAGGGAGATAGATTTAACATTTCTCGATCTCTCTATTAATAAATTCAGTGGAAATCCATTTGAAAGTCTTGGATCACTCTCTAAATTGTCATCTCTTTGGATTGATGGCAATAATTTTCAAGGAGTTGTCAAGGAAGATGATCTTGCAAATCTTACAAGCTTGACGGATTTTGGTGCATCGGGAAACAATTTCACTTTAAAAGTGGGTCCCAATTGGATTCCTAATTTTCAACTTACCTATTTGGAAGTGACATCATGGCAGTTAGGTCCCAGCTTTCCATTGTGGATTCAGTCACAAAACAAACTTAAATATGTTGGACTATCTAACACGGGGATTTTCGATTCTATTCCCACTTGGTTCTGGGAAGCACATTCTCAGGTTTTGTATTTAAACCTCTCTCATAATCATATCCGTGGTGAGCTTGTGACTACAATAAAAAATCCAATATCTATCCAAACTGTTGATCTAAGCACAAATCACTTATGTGGTAAATTACCCTATCTTTCAAATGATGTGTATGACTTAGACCTTTCAACCAATTCATTCTCTGAATCCATGCAAGATTTTTTATGTAACAATCAGGACAAGCCAATGCAATTAGAATTTCTCAATCTTGCATCCAATAATCTGTCAGGAGAAATACCTGATTGTTGGATTAATTGGCCATttctagtggaagtgaattTACAAAGCAACCATTTTGTTGGGAACTTCCCCCCATCCATGGGTTCCTTGGCTGAGCTGCAGTCATTAGAAATTCGTAACAACTTGCTCTCGGGAATATTTCCTACCAGTTTGAAGAAGACTAGCcaattgatatccttggatcTTGGAGAAAATAATCTTTCAGGATGTATTCCAACATGGGTTGGAGAAAAGCTCTCAAATATGAAAATCCTCCGCCTTCGATCAAACAGTTTTTCCGGTCACATTCCAAATGAAATATGTCAGATGAGTCTTCTTCAGGTTTTAGACcttgcaaaaaataatttttctggcAATATACCCAGCTGTTTCCGTAACTTGAGTGCCATGACACTAGTGAACCGGAGTACATATCCCCGTATCTATTCTCATGCACCAAATGATACATATTACTCTTCGGTATCAGGTATAGTTAGTGTGCTACTATGGCTAAAAGTAAGAGGAGATGAGTATCGAAACATTCTGGGTTTGGTAACAAGTATTGATCTGTCAAGTAACAAATTATTAGGAGATATTCCTAGAGAAATCACAGATCTAAATGGATTGAACTTTTTGAACTTGTCCCACAACCAATTGATTGGTCCTATTCCAGAAGGTATTGGTAATATGGGATCGTTACAAACCATTGATCTTTCAAGGAATCAAATTTCTGGTGAAATCCCTCCAACCATTTCTAATTTGAGCTTTTTGAGCTTGCTAGACGTGTCTTATAATCATTTGAAGGGAAAAATTCCAACAGGAACTCAATTGCAAACCTTTGATGCCTCCAGATTTATTGGCAACAATCTATGTGGTCCACCACTGCCCATAAACTGCAGCTCCAATGGGAAAACTCATAGTTATGAAGGAAGTCATGGGCATGGAGTGAATTGGTTTTTTGTTAGTGCGACAATTGGATTTGTTGTGGGACTTTGGATAGTGATTGCTCCTTTGCTGATTTGTAGATCATGGCGGCATgcctattttcatttccttgatCATGTGTGGTTCAAACTTCAATCTTTTTACTCGTATAGTATCACTGTTTAG